One window from the genome of Mucilaginibacter ginsenosidivorans encodes:
- a CDS encoding ABC transporter permease, giving the protein MAVKTTLKENISIALQSISGNRLRASLTSLIIAIGIMALVGILTAIQGIKDYTNNVFGELGANSFTIQNTNSGLNFGNAGHRKVYPPITYAQADRFKKAFNAPAVTSVNLFLSGTAVVKYGNQKSNPNIYFTGSDENYLVTSGKKLAFGRNFSAAELEHGEGVVIIGNEIKKRLFKNEDPINKYIFVGKNRFRIVGIVASKGSSGFGPGDKFCVIPVLKAKQVDTVSNPSLSITVDALASASFDATKGEAISTFRNVRGLAVVNPDNFEISSSESIQAEATQNLAGMTIGGITISIITLLGASIGLMNIMMVSVTERTREIGLRKAIGATPSIIRKQFLIEAIVICLIGGILGIILGIAIGNLIAVSISGAFTIPWLWLLIAIIVCTLIGLLSGFYPAQKASRLDPVEALRYE; this is encoded by the coding sequence CATTTCAGGCAACCGGCTTCGGGCATCGCTCACATCGCTCATTATTGCTATTGGCATTATGGCGCTGGTGGGCATTTTGACAGCCATACAGGGCATAAAGGATTATACCAACAATGTTTTCGGCGAATTGGGTGCCAATTCGTTTACCATACAAAACACCAATAGCGGGCTTAATTTCGGCAATGCCGGGCATCGTAAAGTTTATCCGCCAATTACATACGCGCAGGCCGACCGCTTTAAAAAAGCGTTCAACGCTCCTGCGGTAACCTCGGTAAATCTGTTTTTATCGGGTACCGCTGTTGTTAAATATGGCAACCAAAAATCCAACCCCAATATCTATTTTACCGGGTCGGACGAGAACTACCTGGTTACATCGGGTAAAAAATTGGCCTTCGGGCGAAATTTCTCAGCGGCAGAGCTCGAACACGGAGAGGGGGTTGTCATCATCGGTAATGAGATCAAAAAGCGCCTGTTTAAAAACGAGGATCCTATAAACAAGTATATTTTTGTTGGCAAGAACAGGTTTCGCATTGTGGGTATAGTAGCATCGAAGGGCAGTTCCGGCTTTGGCCCGGGTGATAAATTTTGCGTTATACCCGTTTTAAAGGCCAAACAGGTAGATACGGTTTCCAATCCTTCGTTGTCGATAACTGTAGACGCACTTGCATCCGCCAGCTTTGATGCTACCAAAGGCGAGGCCATTTCAACCTTTCGCAATGTGCGCGGTTTAGCTGTTGTTAATCCGGATAATTTCGAAATATCAAGCAGTGAATCGATCCAGGCCGAAGCCACGCAAAACTTGGCCGGCATGACCATAGGGGGCATTACCATCAGTATCATCACGCTGCTGGGTGCATCCATAGGCCTGATGAATATCATGATGGTATCGGTAACCGAACGCACCCGCGAGATAGGCTTGCGTAAAGCCATTGGCGCAACACCGTCCATCATACGAAAACAATTTTTGATAGAAGCCATCGTGATCTGCCTCATCGGGGGTATACTCGGCATTATACTTGGCATAGCCATTGGGAACCTTATCGCGGTCAGTATCAGCGGAGCGTTTACCATACCGTGGCTTTGGTTGCTTATCGCGATAATTGTTTGTACACTTATCGGCCTTCTTTCCGGGTTCTACCCCGCTCAGAAAGCTTCACGTCTGGATCCGGTCGAAGCGTTGAGGTACGAATAG